Proteins encoded within one genomic window of Bacillus thuringiensis:
- a CDS encoding class I SAM-dependent methyltransferase, translating into MVKELDLQSVQGTMLIPLWGRAYGSEKNKDILDDIEAIRIIKECDFDFSTIANTFGEYGCITYITRARKIDDTIKQFIIKHPNATIVNIGSGLDTTFSRIDNGTIHWYNLDLPDAISFRKTLIEDTPRNTSIAKSFFDTSWFDDIKYDPNDGILFISAGVFYYFKEEDLKKIVVAMSKRFPGGELYFDAESKFALNISNTTVKKSGNNGAMMYFYVNNPKSIEKWSSTIKVLSCSPFFKDIATNKDWNGSTRIMMRIVNFIKMLKFVHLRFKK; encoded by the coding sequence ATGGTTAAAGAATTAGATTTACAATCCGTACAAGGTACGATGCTTATTCCACTATGGGGAAGAGCATATGGCAGTGAGAAAAATAAGGATATTTTAGATGATATAGAGGCTATTCGAATTATTAAAGAATGTGATTTTGACTTCTCAACAATAGCAAATACATTTGGAGAATACGGATGTATCACATACATTACCCGTGCACGAAAAATTGACGATACGATAAAACAATTTATAATAAAACACCCGAATGCTACTATTGTAAACATCGGTTCCGGACTAGACACTACTTTTTCAAGAATCGATAACGGTACAATACATTGGTACAACCTTGATTTGCCCGATGCAATCTCTTTTCGCAAAACTTTAATTGAAGATACACCAAGGAATACTAGTATAGCTAAATCATTTTTTGATACTTCTTGGTTTGATGATATAAAATATGATCCAAATGACGGCATTCTTTTCATATCAGCAGGTGTGTTTTATTACTTTAAAGAAGAAGATTTAAAAAAGATCGTAGTCGCTATGTCAAAACGTTTCCCTGGAGGGGAATTATATTTTGACGCTGAATCAAAGTTCGCACTGAATATTTCGAATACTACTGTAAAGAAATCCGGTAATAATGGTGCTATGATGTATTTTTACGTAAACAATCCAAAATCAATAGAAAAATGGTCCTCTACAATAAAAGTATTAAGCTGTTCCCCTTTCTTTAAAGATATAGCTACAAATAAAGATTGGAACGGTAGTACGCGTATAATGATGAGAATTGTAAACTTCATAAAAATGTTGAAGTTTGTTCATTTACGGTTCAAAAAATAA
- a CDS encoding MarR family winged helix-turn-helix transcriptional regulator: MSQNELLNEYMNLLLNMSGTFKLLSEKSSEFTHIEQHVVEYIAQQKVPVNLKMIASYLNIPKQQLSVTVRNLEQNGYIIKKQDMVDKRAILISLTEKAEKVHYERWKQIYNNFTVNLEKLSEEDRRDLTYGLYKTNTMLSKMLNNN, encoded by the coding sequence ATGTCCCAAAACGAATTATTAAACGAATACATGAATTTGTTATTAAATATGTCAGGTACTTTCAAATTATTATCGGAAAAATCATCTGAATTTACACATATAGAGCAACATGTAGTGGAATATATCGCACAACAAAAGGTGCCTGTAAACTTAAAAATGATTGCTAGTTATTTAAACATCCCTAAACAACAATTAAGTGTAACAGTGCGTAACTTAGAACAAAACGGATACATCATAAAAAAGCAAGATATGGTAGACAAAAGAGCTATATTAATCTCTCTGACAGAAAAAGCTGAAAAAGTACATTATGAAAGATGGAAACAAATATATAATAATTTCACAGTAAATCTCGAAAAGTTATCTGAAGAAGATAGGCGGGATTTAACTTATGGACTATATAAAACAAATACAATGCTCTCAAAAATGTTAAATAACAACTAA